The Penicillium oxalicum strain HP7-1 chromosome VI, whole genome shotgun sequence genome window below encodes:
- a CDS encoding O-methylsterigmatocystin oxidoreductase, protein MPASWIVGVVLALLACHVLKKLLIDLRPQRALPPGPRKLPLVGNITDMPPAGGQDWLHWAKHKNLYGPISSVTVLGQPIVIINDLKIAVELLNRRSAIHSSRPNMIFASEMVGWESSLAMQGSTDRFRAYRKAIQPSFGSESGVSQFNAVQEKEVRRFLLRILRKPDEFLEHILTEAGAVILSAAYGYTIEPFERDNLVHMSNVALDRFAQAATPGKWMVDLIPMLRYIPTWFPGAQFKRTAKAWRNQISSLADVPYAFSKAQVKNGTSKPSYLASFFSAHGIPEPGTEAEAVAKWTAASLYAGGADTTVSSIECFILAMALYPEVQAKAQEEIERVVGPKSLPTLADRSRLPYLNAVVKEVLRWHPVAPMALPHMSVKDDTWENFFLPKGSLILANIWAMMHDPATYHDPMTFKPERFLPSEGHTPETDPHTIAFGFGRRICPGRFLADNTVFLTVAQTLAVFDIRNAVQDGVPASNPPKFQAGMVSQPVPFQCSIKVRSPSHEALVLSVEQEHPWEPSDAPAVKNLNY, encoded by the exons ATGCCTGCCTCGTGGATTGTGGGCGTTGTGCTCGCGCTCCTAGCTTGCCATGTGTTGAAGAAGCTTCTCATAGATCTGCGACCGCAGCGGGCCCTTCCACCAGGGCCACGGAAGCTTCCGCTCGTGGGCAACATCACAGACATGCCTCCTGCGGGCGGACAAGATTGGCTTCACTGGGCCAAACACAAGAATCTATACG GCCCGATCAGCTCCGTCACGGTCCTCGGACAGCCAATTGTGATCATTAACGACTTGAAGATCGCAGTGGAGCTGTTGAACCGGCGATCCGCAATTCACTCATCCCGGCCAAATATGATCTTCGCCTCGGAGAT GGTAGGATGGGAATCCAGCCTAGCGATGCAAGGTTCCACCGACAGGTTCCGTGCCTACCGCAAAGCAATTCAGCCATCCTTTGGGTCTGAGTCTGGCGTGTCTCAGTTCAATGCGGtacaagagaaagaagtccGGCGGTTTTTGCTACGAATTCTCCGCAAACCAGATGAGTTCCTCGAGCATATTCTCAC GGAGGCTGGAGCGGTCATTCTCTCAGCTGCATATGGTTATACAATCGAGCCGTTTGAGCGGGATAATCTGGTTCACATGAGTAATGTGGCGCTCGATCGGTTTGCCCAGGCTGCGACCCCTGGGAAATGGATGGTCGATCTTATTCCAATGC TGAGATACATCCCCACGTGGTTCCCAGGAGCACAATTCAAGCGTACTGCAAAAGCGtggagaaatcaaatcagCTCCCTCGCGGACGTGCCATATGCGTTTTCCAAGGCGCAAGTCAAGAACGGAACAAGCAAACCCTCATACCTGGCCAGTTTCTTCAGTGCGCATGGCATACCCGAGCCTGGGACGGAGGCAGAGGCGGTCGCAAAATGGACTGCAGCCTCGCTTTATGCCGGCGGTGCTGATACG ACTGTCTCGTCAATTGAATGCTTCATACTCGCAATGGCTCTATACCCCGAGGTCCAAGCCAAGGCCCAGGAGGAAATTGAACGGGTTGTTGGACCAAAAAGCCTGCCGACCTTGGCAGATAGATCTCGCCTGCCCTACCTCAATGCCGTGGTGAAGGAAGTTCTTCGATGGCATCCAGTCGCACCTATGGCACTCCCCCACATGTCCGTCAAGGACGACACATGGGAAAACTTTTTCCTTCCCAAAGGATCTTTGATCTTGGCAAATATATG GGCGATGATGCATGATCCCGCGACCTACCACGATCCAATGACTTTTAAACCGGAGCGATTTCTCCCATCAGAAGGCCATACTCCAGAAACCGACCCCCATACTATCGCGTTTGGATTTGGCCGTCGTATTTGCCCCGGTCGCTTCCTGGCCGATAACACGGTCTTCCTGACAGTTGCCCAGACTCTGGCGGTTTTCGATATCCGCAACGCGGTTCAGGACGGTGTACCTGCTTCCAACCCTCCCAAGTTCCAAGCGGGTATGGTCAGCCAGCCTGTGCCGTTCCAATGTTCGATCAAGGTTCGTAGCCCGTCGCATGAAGCGCTCGTGTTGTCGGTAGAACAGGAACACCCGTGGGAGCCCAGCGACGCACCCGCGGTCAAGAATCTGAATTATTAA